One Rhododendron vialii isolate Sample 1 chromosome 2a, ASM3025357v1 genomic region harbors:
- the LOC131317724 gene encoding low-temperature-induced cysteine proteinase-like translates to MGTPKLQLTLLFFIWASSTCLSSTPPADFSIVNRPAASESISEETVAQLFQHWKEKYGKVYKHALEAAKRFRNFRNNLKYVMEKNRDRSEFSVGLNKFADLSNEEFREIYTSKVRKPSNKTMTVERRGKKGVAACEGPSSLDWRKYGVVTAIKDQGDCGSCWAFSSTGAIEGINAIVTSDLVSLSEQELVDCDSTNYGCEGGYMDYAFEWVISNGGIDTETDYPYTGEDGTCVTSKEETKAVTIDGYVDVAEEESSLFCAVLNQPISVGIDGSAWDFQLYTSGIYDGTCSSDPDDIDHAVLIVGYGAEEDEEYWIIKNSWGTEWGMEGYGYIRRGTTKTYGVCAINAMASYPTKESSSPSPYPSPSVPPPPPPPTTPPPPPPPPPPPPPPPPPSPSPSECGDYSYCPASETCCCIFEFFDVCFIYGCCEYTDAVCCTGTEYCCPSDYPICDIEEGLCLRGAGDYLGVAAKKRKMAKHKFPWTKYEDVEKKHQPLEWKRNRFAAMR, encoded by the exons ATGGGTACCCCAAAGCTTCAACTCACACTCCTTTTCTTCATCTGGGCTTCATCCACATGCCTCAGTTCTACTCCCCCTGCTGATTTCTCAATAGTAAATCGGCCGGCAGCGAGCGAGTCGATTTCGGAGGAGACAGTGGCTCAGCTATTCCAGCACTGGAAAGAGAAATACGGAAAGGTGTACAAGCACGCACTAGAGGCAGCGAAGAGGTTCCGAAACTTTCGGAACAATTTGAAGTATGTAATGGAGAAAAATAGGGATAGGTCGGAGTtttcggtggggttgaataagTTTGCTGATTTGAGCAATGAGGAGTTCAGGGAGATTTACACATCGAAGGTGAGGAAACCGAGTAACAAGACGATGACCGTCGAGAGGAGGGGGAAGAAGGGGGTGGCGGCGTGCGAGGGGCCGTCGTCGTTGGATTGGAGGAAGTATGGGGTTGTCACTGCTATAAAGGAccaaggagactgtg GAAGTTGTTGGGCATTCTCTTCAACTGGAGCCATAGAGGGAATAAATGCCATAGTCACCAGTGACCTGGTCAGCCTTTCTGAACAAGAACTTGTGGATTGTGATTCCACAAATTATGGTTGTGAGGGTGGATACATGGACTATGCTTTCGAGTGGGTTATTAGTAATGGTGGGATAGATACGGAAACTGATTATCCATACACAGGAGAGGATGGTACCTGTGTCACCTCCAAG GAGGAAACCAAGGCAGTGACCATTGATGGCTATGTGGATGTAGCAGAAGAGGAAAGTTCGCTTTTTTGCGCTGTTCTAAATCAACCTATTAGCGTCGGTATTGATGGAAGTGCTTGGGATTTCCAACTATATACCAGT GGAATCTATGATGGGACCTGCTCGAGCGATCCAGACGACATAGACCACGCTGTGTTGATAGTGGGCTATGGTGCCGAAGAGGATGAGGAGTATTGGATAATAAAGAACTCATGGGGAACTGAATGGGGAATGGAGGGGTACGGTTATATAAGAAGGGGCACTACTAAAACGTATGGGGTCTGTGCAATCAATGCCATGGCTTCTTATCCAACCAAAGAGTCTTCTTCTCCATCTCCTTATCCATCTCCATCtgttccaccaccaccaccaccaccaacaacaccaccaccaccgccaccgccaccgcctccgcctccgcctccaccacctcccTCTCCATCGCCTAGTGAGTGTGGAGACTACTCTTATTGCCCTGCATCGGAGACATGCTGCTGTATTTTTGAATTCTTTGATGTATGCTTCATCTACGGTTGCTGCGAGTACACAGATGCTGTGTGCTGTACTGGTACTGAGTATTGCTGCCCTAGTGATTATCCCATTTGTGACATTGAAGAAGGACTCTGTCTCCGG GGTGCTGGAGACTACCTCGGAGTGGCTGCAAAGAAGCGGAAGATGGCTAAGCACAAGTTCCCATGGACTAAATACGAAGACGTAGAGAAGAAACACCAACCTCTGGAGTGGAAGAGGAACCGATTTGCAGCAATGCGCTGA
- the LOC131316146 gene encoding uncharacterized protein LOC131316146 — translation MQKKQLDLDQPLLSVRRFSSKLASSKEVNKKKIEKSLPNRQKSLPVCKSDWDLEQVTKPAAVPFTWEQIPGKAKGENQFPLEPSSTPRLPPGRACDTLNPYKDSSASNPQIHSSPLNNDISTLWDSLRKRENAEGDACDSESEGDDYSDALDTLSPTDTVSMKCSVGGLSEFGGSDAKPCGNFSADTQTKDLMMKRFLPAAKAMVLDTPQYVPKKQSMTPDRPRPVKKAVSGEMKPLHEQKYPVIVPHYVKHKEEQGSEEEDDEPVNTGKKTVKAFGLFSRFCLKNTLCLLNPVPGMKVRTRVPSSSAKEVRLPPSPSAKEVNRMARTSHSGPLPQMAEKKSSGAVYKHKLDPRSHSQELHKVKYKPSAETKRLSYSGDLHMIKGASPSSRFLRGGISPYRNKAPTSPFREGVGFLGVANGNESFKAIKDISSHQRYKQVSGSMAPAVEKTLYVDSVNTVKQPLSDSISSRMESLAFGKDISTSESFVREMKHLDFLERGSISMALVPVDSEKSSSARIPNVRNREDRKEGLRLDQGRDHETGSIDCPTLETTGIVDAKKECNLKEDNPGNPIVGSMLSPLPPPLPKSPSESWLWKTLPSIALWHQKKQRSKESDMGTKWETIVKTSNVRHDHARYSEELVPHVSQHSKR, via the exons ATGCAGAAAAAGCAATTGGATTTGGATCAGCCATTGCTCTCGGTGAGGCGATTTTCATCAAAATTGGCTTCTTCAAAAGAAgtgaacaagaaaaaaattgagaagtcACTTCCAAATAGACAGAAGTCTCTTCCTGTATGCAAATCAGACTGGGATCTAGAACAGGTGACGAAACCAGCTGCGGTTCCTTTTACATGGGAGCAAATTCCTGGTAAAGCCAAAGGCGAAAACCAATTTCCATTGGAGCCTTCAAGTACACCAAGGCTCCCCCCTGGAAGGGCTTGTGATACCCTAAACCCATACAAAGATAGCAGTGCGTCTAATCCTCAAATTCATTCTTCCCCTCTGAATAACGACATATCCACTTTATGGGACAGcttgagaaaaagagagaatgcTGAAGGGGACGCATGTGATTCAGAAAGCGAAGGTGATGATTATTCGGACGCACTTGACACTCTATCTCCAACAGACACAGTGTCGATGAAGTGTAGTGTGGGTGGTCTAAGTGAATTTGGTGGCTCAGATGCGAAACCGTGCGGAAACTTTTCTGCTGATACACAAACAAAAGATttgatgatgaaacggtttttaCCCGCCGCAAAGGCTATGGTTTTGGATACACCTCAGTATGTTCCAAAGAAGCAATCTATGACACCGGACCGACCTAGACCAGTTAAAAAGGCAGTCAGTGGTGAAATGAAGCCACTTCATGAACAAAAGTATCCCGTGATTGTACCACATTACGTAAAACATAAAGAGGAGCAAGGAAGTGAAGAGGAAGACGATGAACCTGTTAATACTGGCAAAAAAACAGTTAAGGCTTTTGGATTGTTTTCTCGTTTCTGCTTGAAGAATACTTTGTGCCTGCTGAATCCAGTGCCGGGAATGAAAGTTAGGACCAGGGTTCCCAGTTCTTCTGCAAAAGAAGTCCGGCTCCCACCTTCTCCTTCTGCTAAAGAAGTAAACAGAATGGCCAGAACTTCACATAGTGGACCCCTACCTCAAATGGCTGAAAAG AAATCTTCTGGTGCTGTTTATAAGCACAAGTTGGATCCTCGATCCCACTCACAGGAGCTACATAAGGTCAAGTATAAGCCAAGTGCTGAAACCAAACGATTGAGTTATTCAGGTGATTTGCATATGATAAAGGGGGCGTCTCCCTCCAGCCGTTTCCTACGGGGTGGTATATCTCCATACCGAAATAAAGCACCCACATCACCATTTCGTGAAGGAGTGGGGTTTCTTGGTGTAGCCAATGGTAATGAGAGTTTTAAGGCTATTAAGGATATATCAAGCCATCAAAGATATAAGCAAGTATCTGGCTCAATGGCTCCTGCAGTTGAGAAAACATTGTACGTTGATTCTGTAAATACTGTCAAACAACCACTTTCTGACTCAATTTCTTCACGAATGGAGAGTCTGGCTTTTGGCAAAGATATTTCTACTTCTGAATCTTTTGTCCGAGAAATGAAACACCTGGATTTTTTGGAAAGAGGGAGCATATCTATGGCTTTAGTTCCAGTTGATAGTGAGAAATCCTCTTCTGCTCGAATACCAAATGTCAGAAACCGAGAGGACAGAAAGGAGGGGTTGAGACTTGATCAAGGTCGAGACCACGAAACAGGGTCCATAGATTGCCCGACATTGGAAACTACTGGAATAGTTGATGCCAAGAAGGAATGTAACTTGAAAGAAGACAATCCAGGAAACCCTATTGTGGGTTCTATGCTGTCTCCGCTTCCCCCTCCTTTACCAAAGTCACCTTCTGAATCGTGGCTGTGGAAAACCCTGCCTTCTATTGCCTTGTGGCATCAGAAAAAGCAGCGTTCCAAAGAATCCGACATGGGTACAAAGTGGGAGACGATTGTGAAAACTTCTAATGTGCGTCATGATCATGCGCGCTATTCAGAG GAACTAGTTCCTCACGTTTCTCAGCATTCCAAGCGTTGA
- the LOC131316103 gene encoding transcription factor BOA-like isoform X2, which produces MIEGLEIRANRKGDKINEQVENTSSSSVSLQKITSFDLNEEADNGEEDGVADDIKKKNLADNSSSRERGNESKATARQYVRSSTPRLRWTPDLHFSFVRAVERLGGQDKATPKLILQLMNARGLSIAHVKSHLQMYRSKKLDASGQVLCERSRSMKERDIHTPNFFYERTHPLQRFRMENGGIVLERNPHEGYGLPFNFKSTFSSQQEWISNHQHAVNKLPVYSTSKNHGNGNNWNIFSRNRPPTRPSQFLEEKKWPPRGFSHNHCYSRRVPSISTATGSPSKWNFTNRSKVSHIQSNLPDPKTNISNICGNSPFQEKRLKHKEWLPDLQKGLNQRVGNNHEDKSCGKSMQEINTVLSLS; this is translated from the exons ATGATTGAGGGATTAGAAATTCGCGCTAACAGAAAGGGTGACAAAATTAATGAACAAGTGGAAAACACATCGTCGTCATCGGTCTCTTTGCAAAAAATTACTTCATTCGACTTGAACGAGGAAGCAGACAATGGGGAAGAGGATGGCGTGGCGGATGAtatcaagaagaagaatttaGCTGATAATAGTAGCTCAAGAGAAA GAGGAAATGAATCGAAGGCGACGGCTCGGCAATATGTACGATCTTCAACGCCTCGGCTCCGGTGGACACCTgatctccatttttcttttgtgcgTGCTGTTGAAAGGCTTGGTGGACAAGATA AAGCTACTCCTAAATTAATTTTGCAGTTGATGAATGCTAGAGGACTTAGCATTGCCCATGTGAAAAGCCACCTGCAG ATGTACCGAAGTAAGAAGCTCGATGCTTCTGGACAAG TGCTATGTGAAAGAAGTCGATCAATGAAAGAAAGGGATATTCATACTCCCAATTTTTTCTATGAAAGAACCCATCCTCTTCAACGTTTCAGAATGGAAAATGGTGGAATCGTACTAGAAAGGAATCCTCATGAAGGTTATGGTCTTCCATTCAATTTCAAATCTACTTTCTCAAG CCAGCAGGAATGGATTTCCAATCATCAGCACGCTGTGAACAAGCTGCCAGTTTATTCGACTAGCAAAAATCATGGAAATGGCAACAATTGGAATATATTTTCAAGAAATAGGCCACCCACTAGACCTAGCCAGTTTCTTGAAGAAAAGAAGTGGCCTCCACGTGGCTTTTCCCACAATCATTGCTACAGTAGAAGGGTACCTAGCATCAGTACTGCTACTGGTTCG CCATCCAAATGGAACTTCACAAATAGGTCAAAAGTTTCGCACATTCAATCTAATTTACCGGATCCTAAGACCAACATTTCCAATATTTGTGGGAATTCGCCATTTCAG GAGAAAAGGTTGAAGCACAAGGAATGGTTGCCGGATTTGCAAAAGGGATTGAACCAAAGAGTTGGAAACAATCATGAGGACAAGTCTTGTGGGAAGAGCATGCAAGAGATTAACACTGTGCTTTCTCTTTCCTAA
- the LOC131316103 gene encoding transcription factor BOA-like isoform X3, whose protein sequence is MIEGLEIRANRKGDKINEQVENTSSSSVSLQKITSFDLNEEADNGEEDGVADDIKKKNLADNSSSRERGNESKATARQYVRSSTPRLRWTPDLHFSFVRAVERLGGQDKATPKLILQLMNARGLSIAHVKSHLQMYRSKKLDASGQVLCERSRSMKERDIHTPNFFYERTHPLQRFRMENGGIVLERNPHEGYGLPFNFKSTFSSQQEWISNHQHAVNKLPVYSTSKNHGNGNNWNIFSRNRPPTRPSQFLEEKKWPPRGFSHNHCYSRRVPSISTATGSEKRLKHKEWLPDLQKGLNQRVGNNHEDKSCGKSMQEINTVLSLS, encoded by the exons ATGATTGAGGGATTAGAAATTCGCGCTAACAGAAAGGGTGACAAAATTAATGAACAAGTGGAAAACACATCGTCGTCATCGGTCTCTTTGCAAAAAATTACTTCATTCGACTTGAACGAGGAAGCAGACAATGGGGAAGAGGATGGCGTGGCGGATGAtatcaagaagaagaatttaGCTGATAATAGTAGCTCAAGAGAAA GAGGAAATGAATCGAAGGCGACGGCTCGGCAATATGTACGATCTTCAACGCCTCGGCTCCGGTGGACACCTgatctccatttttcttttgtgcgTGCTGTTGAAAGGCTTGGTGGACAAGATA AAGCTACTCCTAAATTAATTTTGCAGTTGATGAATGCTAGAGGACTTAGCATTGCCCATGTGAAAAGCCACCTGCAG ATGTACCGAAGTAAGAAGCTCGATGCTTCTGGACAAG TGCTATGTGAAAGAAGTCGATCAATGAAAGAAAGGGATATTCATACTCCCAATTTTTTCTATGAAAGAACCCATCCTCTTCAACGTTTCAGAATGGAAAATGGTGGAATCGTACTAGAAAGGAATCCTCATGAAGGTTATGGTCTTCCATTCAATTTCAAATCTACTTTCTCAAG CCAGCAGGAATGGATTTCCAATCATCAGCACGCTGTGAACAAGCTGCCAGTTTATTCGACTAGCAAAAATCATGGAAATGGCAACAATTGGAATATATTTTCAAGAAATAGGCCACCCACTAGACCTAGCCAGTTTCTTGAAGAAAAGAAGTGGCCTCCACGTGGCTTTTCCCACAATCATTGCTACAGTAGAAGGGTACCTAGCATCAGTACTGCTACTGGTTCG GAGAAAAGGTTGAAGCACAAGGAATGGTTGCCGGATTTGCAAAAGGGATTGAACCAAAGAGTTGGAAACAATCATGAGGACAAGTCTTGTGGGAAGAGCATGCAAGAGATTAACACTGTGCTTTCTCTTTCCTAA
- the LOC131316103 gene encoding transcription factor BOA-like isoform X1 gives MIEGLEIRANRKGDKINEQVENTSSSSVSLQKITSFDLNEEADNGEEDGVADDIKKKNLADNSSSRERGNESKATARQYVRSSTPRLRWTPDLHFSFVRAVERLGGQDKATPKLILQLMNARGLSIAHVKSHLQMYRSKKLDASGQVLCERSRSMKERDIHTPNFFYERTHPLQRFRMENGGIVLERNPHEGYGLPFNFKSTFSSQQEWISNHQHAVNKLPVYSTSKNHGNGNNWNIFSRNRPPTRPSQFLEEKKWPPRGFSHNHCYSRRVPSISTATGSPSKWNFTNRSKVSHIQSNLPDPKTNISNICGNSPFQVTPIFCIYNLTNEKINLQKYFTNPKFRVISLIVLKNAKSRPMGSQ, from the exons ATGATTGAGGGATTAGAAATTCGCGCTAACAGAAAGGGTGACAAAATTAATGAACAAGTGGAAAACACATCGTCGTCATCGGTCTCTTTGCAAAAAATTACTTCATTCGACTTGAACGAGGAAGCAGACAATGGGGAAGAGGATGGCGTGGCGGATGAtatcaagaagaagaatttaGCTGATAATAGTAGCTCAAGAGAAA GAGGAAATGAATCGAAGGCGACGGCTCGGCAATATGTACGATCTTCAACGCCTCGGCTCCGGTGGACACCTgatctccatttttcttttgtgcgTGCTGTTGAAAGGCTTGGTGGACAAGATA AAGCTACTCCTAAATTAATTTTGCAGTTGATGAATGCTAGAGGACTTAGCATTGCCCATGTGAAAAGCCACCTGCAG ATGTACCGAAGTAAGAAGCTCGATGCTTCTGGACAAG TGCTATGTGAAAGAAGTCGATCAATGAAAGAAAGGGATATTCATACTCCCAATTTTTTCTATGAAAGAACCCATCCTCTTCAACGTTTCAGAATGGAAAATGGTGGAATCGTACTAGAAAGGAATCCTCATGAAGGTTATGGTCTTCCATTCAATTTCAAATCTACTTTCTCAAG CCAGCAGGAATGGATTTCCAATCATCAGCACGCTGTGAACAAGCTGCCAGTTTATTCGACTAGCAAAAATCATGGAAATGGCAACAATTGGAATATATTTTCAAGAAATAGGCCACCCACTAGACCTAGCCAGTTTCTTGAAGAAAAGAAGTGGCCTCCACGTGGCTTTTCCCACAATCATTGCTACAGTAGAAGGGTACCTAGCATCAGTACTGCTACTGGTTCG CCATCCAAATGGAACTTCACAAATAGGTCAAAAGTTTCGCACATTCAATCTAATTTACCGGATCCTAAGACCAACATTTCCAATATTTGTGGGAATTCGCCATTTCAGGTAACTCCAATATTTTGCATTTACAATCTTaccaatgaaaaaattaacttgcaaaaatattttaccaaccCTAAATTTCGTGTGATCTCACTTATAGTATTAAAAAATGCTAAGAGTCGCCCAATGGGTAGTCAATAA